One segment of Streptosporangium brasiliense DNA contains the following:
- a CDS encoding AAA family ATPase, translating to MRRYILTGTPGAGKTTILRSLAALGYATVEEAATAVIADGQARGDAEPWTRPSFIDKVVALQRRRQLRPVITAPPVQFFDRSPVCTHALSTYAGQPISSALSAEIDRITREKIYDRHVFFVRNLGFCEQTAARRISFEDSLRFEHIHEQAYRAFGYQLIDIPAGPLPERVTAIRAVISRLADSDRPPTLP from the coding sequence ATGAGGCGCTACATCCTCACCGGCACCCCCGGCGCCGGCAAGACCACGATCCTGCGGAGCCTGGCGGCCCTCGGATACGCGACGGTCGAGGAGGCGGCCACGGCGGTCATCGCGGACGGGCAGGCGCGCGGCGACGCCGAGCCGTGGACCCGGCCGTCCTTCATCGACAAGGTCGTGGCCCTGCAACGGCGGCGGCAGCTACGGCCGGTCATCACCGCGCCGCCCGTGCAGTTCTTCGACCGTTCGCCTGTCTGCACCCACGCTCTCAGCACCTATGCGGGGCAGCCGATCTCCTCGGCCCTGTCCGCCGAGATCGACAGGATCACCCGCGAGAAGATCTACGACCGGCACGTGTTCTTCGTCCGTAATCTCGGCTTCTGCGAACAGACCGCGGCCCGCCGGATCAGCTTCGAAGACTCGCTGAGGTTCGAACACATCCACGAGCAGGCCTACCGCGCGTTCGGCTACCAGCTCATCGACATCCCCGCCGGCCCCCTGCCCGAACGGGTGACCGCGATCCGGGCCGTGATCTCCCGGCTCGCGGACTCCGACCGGCCGCCGACGCTCCCGTGA
- a CDS encoding GOLPH3/VPS74 family protein: MVGVDLSRTRLANDLFFAMHDNATGRMRLHARLTGLGLAAAILGELMLAGRTTVGLAAGQIRLVVLDATPPGDALTRTALDHIIAEPSHRLHTWLQFLARTALADVAARMTADGLLRPPGRRLSRRQAPVDVNIAAWPGGRVNLAIQRREPLNVQDSVLLGLLVATGGSQLVLWEQNPRYLSDSITALPAPLQELIAQTEAAVGDSVISRR, from the coding sequence GTGGTTGGAGTTGATCTCTCAAGAACCCGATTGGCCAACGACCTGTTCTTTGCCATGCATGACAACGCGACCGGCCGGATGAGGCTTCATGCCCGCCTGACCGGTCTGGGGCTGGCCGCCGCCATCCTGGGAGAACTGATGCTCGCCGGACGGACAACCGTGGGATTGGCGGCGGGGCAGATACGGCTCGTCGTTCTCGACGCGACGCCGCCCGGAGACGCGCTCACCAGGACCGCTCTGGACCACATCATCGCCGAACCCTCGCATCGCCTCCATACCTGGTTGCAGTTCCTCGCCCGTACGGCACTCGCCGACGTGGCGGCCCGGATGACCGCCGACGGGCTGCTGCGCCCGCCCGGCAGACGCCTGTCGCGGAGGCAGGCACCGGTCGACGTGAACATCGCGGCGTGGCCCGGTGGACGCGTCAACCTGGCGATCCAGCGCCGTGAGCCACTCAACGTCCAGGACAGCGTCCTGCTGGGGCTGCTCGTCGCGACCGGCGGCAGCCAGCTCGTCCTGTGGGAGCAGAACCCGAGATACCTCTCCGATTCGATCACCGCCCTCCCGGCGCCGCTCCAGGAACTGATCGCCCAGACCGAGGCTGCCGTAGGTGACTCCGTCATCAGCCGCCGGTGA
- a CDS encoding GNAT family N-acetyltransferase translates to MTEIIRVQNAPGAAETIGAIIATSFHEQEISAWMIPPDDDRRRVMPPFFSMTTESALIHGVVHATADMSAVAVWFHKGAEPLPEIPDRDARVEAFAGPHAERIGQMGEEMDKRHPHDPHHYLAFLAVLPGHQGRKTGTRLLQEYHRGLDEAGIPAYLEASSTRSRRLYLRHGYQDLGDPIFMPDGPPMYPMWRPSNP, encoded by the coding sequence ATGACAGAGATCATTCGCGTTCAGAACGCTCCCGGAGCCGCCGAGACCATCGGCGCGATCATCGCCACCTCCTTCCACGAGCAGGAGATCTCGGCCTGGATGATCCCGCCGGACGACGACCGCCGCCGGGTGATGCCCCCCTTCTTCTCCATGACCACCGAGAGCGCCCTCATCCACGGCGTGGTCCACGCGACGGCCGACATGTCCGCCGTGGCCGTGTGGTTCCACAAGGGCGCCGAGCCGCTTCCCGAGATCCCCGACCGGGACGCCCGGGTGGAGGCGTTCGCCGGTCCCCACGCGGAGCGCATCGGGCAGATGGGTGAGGAGATGGACAAGCGCCATCCCCACGACCCGCACCACTACCTGGCGTTCCTCGCTGTGCTCCCCGGGCACCAGGGACGGAAGACGGGGACCCGGCTGCTCCAGGAGTACCACCGCGGGCTCGACGAGGCGGGCATACCCGCTTACCTGGAGGCCAGCAGCACCCGCAGCCGCAGGCTCTACCTGCGCCACGGCTATCAGGACCTCGGCGACCCGATATTCATGCCCGACGGCCCGCCGATGTACCCGATGTGGCGCCCGTCCAACCCCTGA
- a CDS encoding class I SAM-dependent methyltransferase — MAITFPDLTPLESTLWLTLAGKALDYQAKHPILRDRTAYDVVRKLDYDAGQFKLSASPIVGIAHRSLVMDNIVRQFVVKNPDAVGLDLGAGLDTRVYRVDPPATVEWYDVDLPGVAKARQLLLPERPHAHTIGSDLNDPDWIDEIPADRPAVIVADGLIGFLSKEELATLLDRLIRHFPTGEICFNGYTRFHVWAARKYAGTRSVAPYLRSPGFDTPQDIERMEPRMKLVREIFLGREPEVADYPWTTRLAGFLTAWSTSISRKGTAVQHYRF; from the coding sequence ATGGCCATCACCTTCCCCGACCTCACGCCACTGGAGAGCACGCTCTGGCTCACCCTGGCGGGCAAGGCGCTCGACTACCAGGCCAAGCACCCGATCCTGCGCGACAGAACGGCCTACGACGTCGTCAGGAAGCTCGACTACGACGCCGGGCAGTTCAAGCTCTCCGCCAGTCCCATCGTGGGCATCGCGCACCGCTCGCTGGTCATGGACAACATCGTGCGGCAGTTCGTCGTCAAAAATCCCGACGCGGTCGGGCTCGACCTGGGCGCCGGCCTCGACACCCGCGTCTACCGCGTCGACCCGCCCGCCACCGTCGAGTGGTACGACGTCGACCTGCCCGGTGTGGCCAAGGCCAGGCAGCTGCTGCTCCCCGAGCGCCCCCACGCCCACACCATCGGCTCGGACCTCAACGACCCCGACTGGATCGACGAGATCCCCGCCGACCGCCCCGCCGTGATCGTCGCCGACGGCCTGATCGGGTTCCTGTCCAAGGAGGAGCTGGCCACCCTCCTCGACCGCCTCATCCGCCACTTCCCCACGGGGGAAATCTGCTTCAACGGCTACACGCGCTTCCACGTGTGGGCGGCCAGAAAGTACGCCGGCACCCGGTCCGTCGCCCCCTACCTGAGGTCTCCCGGCTTCGACACCCCGCAGGACATCGAGCGCATGGAGCCCCGCATGAAGTTGGTACGCGAGATCTTCCTGGGCCGCGAGCCCGAGGTCGCCGACTATCCGTGGACCACCCGCCTGGCCGGCTTCCTGACCGCCTGGAGCACCTCCATCTCGCGCAAGGGCACCGCCGTCCAGCACTACCGTTTTTAG
- a CDS encoding TetR/AcrR family transcriptional regulator: MCSASSDLTAQAKIRNAAIAHFARDGFQKTNLRAIAATAGVSAGLVIHHFGSKDRLRSVCDDHVLRILVQRADSARPSGMQDLFREYLSNPEEYRLQVQYMLRAIEEDTPTAATFVNTLVDESEEILRAGIADGSMRPSSDVRALAVLSVLNSVATLTMPPALARALGYERFGPDALRRLALPTLELYTHGLFTDDAALKAARAALDGSPQETE, from the coding sequence ATGTGTTCAGCATCGTCGGACCTGACCGCCCAGGCCAAGATCCGCAACGCGGCCATCGCGCACTTCGCCCGGGACGGCTTCCAGAAGACCAATCTGCGTGCCATCGCGGCGACCGCGGGAGTGAGCGCCGGCCTGGTCATCCACCACTTCGGCAGCAAGGACCGACTCCGGAGCGTCTGCGACGACCACGTCCTGCGCATCTTGGTCCAGCGGGCCGACAGCGCCCGCCCGAGCGGCATGCAGGACCTCTTCCGCGAATATCTGTCCAACCCGGAGGAATACCGCCTCCAGGTGCAGTACATGCTGCGCGCGATCGAGGAGGACACCCCCACCGCGGCCACGTTCGTCAACACGCTGGTGGACGAGTCCGAGGAGATCCTGCGGGCCGGGATCGCCGACGGCTCCATGCGGCCGTCCTCGGACGTGCGGGCGCTGGCGGTGCTGAGCGTGCTCAACAGCGTGGCCACGCTGACCATGCCGCCGGCCCTGGCGCGGGCGCTGGGCTACGAGCGGTTCGGCCCCGACGCGCTGCGCCGCCTCGCACTGCCCACGCTGGAGCTCTACACCCACGGGCTGTTCACCGACGACGCCGCGCTGAAGGCGGCCAGGGCCGCACTGGACGGATCACCACAGGAAACGGAGTGA
- a CDS encoding APC family permease produces the protein MSVTERRASAVSAALAQDRLGVPSVVFFVISAAAPLTVIGGSVTAAYAATGVTGVPLAFILLGAILGLFAVGYVTMARYVVNAGAFYAYTAKGLGRPVGVATAWVALLAYNALQVGLYGMIGAAAQPLITDWFGSSPPWWVIGLGAWVLTGVLGLMRVDVNGKVLSVLLLTEIAVVVVFDLADLINPAASGYSLDVFDPSNLFVPGVGAVVAICIASFAGFESSVVFSEESKDPRRTVPIATYVALAVISGLYALSSWAMTVPIGSDKIIETSREQSSALLFNLAGQHLGATIATIGSLLFVTSLFAALIAFHNTISRYIFALGRERVLPETFGRTSPRTGAPINGSLAQSVIGLVTIVIYAVFGLDPVIQLFFTVGSFGGLGLLMMLAATSISVLVFFTKNLTEENAWRTRIAPGISSVLLVVVIMLVMANFDTVLGVAPDSPLRWIMPAVYFVAVGLGVMWGLALRANRPKVYANIGRGARAAVGGTE, from the coding sequence ATGTCCGTGACAGAACGAAGGGCCAGCGCCGTTTCCGCCGCGCTCGCCCAGGACCGCCTCGGTGTGCCGTCGGTGGTGTTCTTCGTCATCTCGGCGGCGGCGCCGCTGACTGTCATCGGTGGCTCGGTGACCGCCGCCTACGCCGCGACCGGCGTGACCGGCGTGCCGCTCGCCTTCATCCTGCTCGGAGCCATCCTGGGCCTGTTCGCCGTCGGCTACGTGACGATGGCCCGTTACGTCGTCAACGCCGGGGCGTTCTACGCGTACACCGCGAAAGGACTCGGCAGGCCGGTGGGGGTGGCGACCGCGTGGGTCGCGTTGCTGGCCTACAACGCGCTCCAGGTGGGTCTCTACGGCATGATCGGTGCGGCCGCCCAGCCGCTGATCACCGACTGGTTCGGAAGCTCCCCGCCCTGGTGGGTCATCGGGCTGGGCGCCTGGGTGCTGACCGGGGTGCTCGGCCTCATGCGGGTCGACGTAAACGGGAAGGTCCTGTCGGTCCTGCTGCTGACGGAGATAGCCGTCGTCGTCGTGTTCGACCTCGCGGACCTGATCAACCCGGCGGCCTCGGGCTACAGCCTCGACGTCTTCGACCCGTCGAACCTCTTCGTCCCCGGGGTCGGTGCGGTGGTCGCGATCTGCATCGCGTCCTTCGCGGGCTTCGAGTCGTCGGTGGTGTTCTCCGAGGAGAGCAAGGACCCGAGGCGTACGGTGCCGATCGCGACCTATGTCGCACTCGCCGTCATCTCCGGGCTCTACGCCCTGTCATCCTGGGCGATGACCGTGCCGATCGGCTCGGACAAGATCATCGAGACCTCGCGCGAGCAGAGTTCGGCCCTCCTGTTCAACCTGGCCGGGCAGCACCTGGGGGCGACCATCGCCACCATCGGCTCCCTCCTCTTCGTGACGAGCCTCTTCGCCGCGCTGATCGCCTTCCACAACACGATCTCCCGCTACATCTTCGCCCTCGGCAGGGAGAGGGTGCTGCCCGAGACCTTCGGTCGTACTTCCCCCCGGACCGGTGCCCCGATCAACGGCTCGCTGGCGCAGAGTGTCATCGGGCTGGTCACGATCGTCATATACGCGGTCTTCGGCCTGGATCCGGTCATCCAACTGTTCTTCACCGTCGGATCGTTCGGTGGCCTGGGACTGCTCATGATGCTGGCGGCCACCTCGATCTCCGTGCTGGTCTTCTTCACCAAGAACCTCACCGAGGAGAACGCCTGGCGGACCAGGATCGCCCCGGGTATCTCCTCGGTCCTGCTGGTCGTGGTCATCATGCTCGTCATGGCCAACTTCGACACCGTGCTCGGCGTGGCCCCCGACTCCCCGCTGCGCTGGATCATGCCCGCCGTCTACTTCGTCGCCGTGGGGCTCGGCGTCATGTGGGGACTCGCCCTGCGGGCCAACCGGCCGAAGGTGTACGCGAACATCGGGCGGGGCGCCCGGGCTGCCGTGGGAGGGACCGAATGA
- a CDS encoding NADPH-dependent FMN reductase encodes MRVAIVIGSVRRGRFGPTAAAWLHSRACRRGDLDVDLIDLAEAWLPAVLPADFPARRAPGPAAVEDLRPWPAAADAFVIVTPEYNHSFPASLKNAIDWYQEEWRGKLAPTDRPQAVCEPSNSSGRCSPPSERCASASPSPSRFTGPLRTPPPVACSTPSRSTTAVSTAMSADVRR; translated from the coding sequence ATGCGAGTGGCGATCGTCATCGGCAGCGTGCGGCGGGGCAGATTCGGCCCCACCGCCGCGGCCTGGCTCCACTCCAGGGCCTGTCGCCGCGGCGACCTCGACGTGGACCTCATCGACCTGGCCGAGGCCTGGCTGCCGGCCGTACTCCCCGCGGACTTCCCGGCGCGGCGCGCCCCCGGGCCGGCCGCCGTGGAGGATCTGCGGCCCTGGCCGGCCGCGGCCGACGCGTTCGTGATCGTGACGCCGGAGTACAACCACAGCTTCCCCGCCTCGCTCAAGAACGCCATCGACTGGTACCAGGAGGAGTGGCGGGGCAAGCTCGCTCCTACGGACAGGCCTCAGGCGGTCTGCGAGCCCTCGAACAGCTCCGGCCGGTGTTCGCCGCCCTCGGAGCGGTGTGCGTCGGCGAGCCCGTCACCCTCCCGTTTCACCGGCCCCCTCCGGACTCCTCCGCCGGTCGCCTGCTCGACGCCCTCAAGGAGCACCACGGCCGTGAGCACCGCCATGTCCGCTGACGTCCGCCGGTGA
- a CDS encoding WD40 repeat domain-containing serine/threonine protein kinase — MADLFPLSETDPRRIGDYRLSAVAGEGGQGVIYLGHSPSGARVAIKVLHARMARDPGVRRRFLREIGLARKVAPFCTARVLDTGMTGDRPYVVSEYVPGPSLQDLVTGDGPRTGGGLERLAVTTLTALAAVHRAGIVHRDFKPANVVMGPEGPVVIDFGIAQALEQVTTRSGPVGTPAYMAPELFASQPATTACDVFSWAATMVFAATGRRAFPGDDATAVIGAIVLGQADLSGVPAPLDDLLAACLDKDPAARPTLTAVLGVLTGEHATPGRAAPAGAPAGAAGSGDSTGRVVARPPDPVPPPARGDLDQSMAPSRRPSTMPAGPARRRVLLSLAAVGVVGGGAAIIRTLQQETPATQRETPATGSPAVGRSGRPASAPATPHARAQTSAPSPSTAQPPFGTPLSPPLTGHTREISAVAIAAVDGRTVAISGTDYDYTLRIWDLAAGRQIRRVRVPGSVWTMATGTVNGTPVAVTGDNAGSGGDNGGALNVWDLTSGRQIGEPVTGYTDAVSALALGTMNGNAVAVFGDDDRYTMWVYDLTAGRRIGRPLTGHTGAVTGAAIHPLGDRTIAVTGSYDRTLRVWDLATGQRVGRPLTGPDPVQSLALGTLDGKVVAVTGGSRKVRIWDLAAGELIGLPLTGHTDSVTSMAFGTLEGRPIAVSGGAYDRTVRVWDLAAGRQIGRALVGGTGWVHSVAVGTLNGATIAVAGGDDRKVRAWSLGAT; from the coding sequence GTGGCCGACCTGTTCCCGCTGAGTGAGACCGACCCCCGCCGGATCGGCGACTACCGCCTGAGCGCCGTCGCGGGAGAAGGCGGTCAGGGCGTGATCTACCTGGGGCACTCCCCGTCGGGCGCCCGGGTCGCGATCAAGGTGCTGCACGCCCGGATGGCCCGCGACCCCGGCGTGCGCCGGCGTTTCCTGCGCGAGATCGGCCTGGCCCGTAAGGTGGCGCCCTTCTGCACGGCCCGGGTGCTCGACACGGGCATGACCGGCGATCGCCCCTACGTGGTCAGCGAGTACGTGCCCGGCCCCTCCCTGCAGGACCTGGTCACCGGCGACGGGCCGCGCACCGGGGGCGGGCTGGAGCGCCTGGCGGTCACCACGCTCACCGCGCTGGCCGCCGTCCACCGCGCCGGCATCGTGCACCGCGACTTCAAACCGGCCAACGTGGTGATGGGCCCCGAGGGTCCCGTCGTCATCGACTTCGGCATCGCCCAGGCACTGGAACAGGTCACCACCCGCTCCGGCCCCGTCGGCACCCCCGCCTACATGGCCCCCGAACTGTTCGCCTCCCAGCCGGCCACCACGGCCTGTGACGTGTTCAGCTGGGCGGCCACCATGGTGTTCGCCGCCACCGGCCGCCGCGCCTTCCCCGGCGACGACGCCACGGCGGTGATCGGCGCCATCGTGCTGGGGCAGGCCGACCTGAGCGGCGTGCCCGCCCCGCTGGACGACCTGCTGGCCGCCTGCCTGGACAAGGACCCCGCCGCACGCCCCACCCTCACCGCCGTGCTGGGCGTCTTGACCGGCGAACACGCCACCCCCGGCCGGGCGGCACCCGCCGGGGCGCCGGCGGGTGCCGCTGGCTCCGGAGACTCAACCGGTCGCGTCGTCGCTCGTCCCCCCGATCCCGTGCCGCCACCGGCACGCGGCGACCTCGACCAGTCGATGGCCCCCTCCCGCCGACCGTCCACGATGCCCGCCGGCCCGGCCCGGCGGCGTGTCCTGCTCTCCCTCGCGGCGGTGGGAGTCGTCGGCGGGGGCGCCGCGATCATCCGCACCCTGCAGCAGGAGACCCCCGCGACGCAGCGGGAGACCCCCGCGACGGGATCGCCGGCCGTGGGCCGATCCGGCCGGCCGGCATCCGCTCCCGCGACGCCTCATGCCCGGGCGCAGACCTCCGCACCGTCGCCGAGCACGGCGCAACCGCCGTTCGGGACCCCGCTCAGCCCCCCGCTCACCGGGCACACCCGCGAGATCAGCGCCGTGGCGATCGCCGCCGTGGACGGCAGGACCGTCGCGATCTCCGGCACCGACTACGACTACACGCTGCGGATCTGGGACCTGGCGGCGGGCCGGCAGATCCGCAGGGTCCGGGTCCCCGGCTCCGTCTGGACGATGGCCACCGGCACGGTGAACGGCACACCCGTCGCCGTCACCGGCGACAACGCGGGCAGCGGCGGAGACAACGGGGGCGCGCTCAACGTGTGGGACCTGACCTCGGGCAGGCAGATCGGCGAGCCGGTCACCGGTTACACCGACGCGGTCAGCGCGCTCGCGCTGGGCACGATGAACGGCAACGCCGTCGCCGTCTTCGGCGACGACGACCGCTACACGATGTGGGTCTACGACCTGACCGCGGGCCGCCGGATCGGCCGGCCCCTCACAGGTCACACCGGCGCGGTGACGGGAGCGGCGATCCATCCGCTGGGGGACAGGACCATCGCCGTCACCGGAAGTTACGACAGAACCCTGCGCGTGTGGGACCTGGCCACGGGCCAACGCGTCGGTCGCCCCCTCACCGGTCCCGACCCCGTCCAGTCGCTGGCGCTCGGCACGTTGGACGGCAAGGTCGTCGCCGTCACCGGCGGCTCCCGCAAGGTCCGGATATGGGACCTGGCCGCCGGCGAGTTGATAGGGTTGCCGCTCACCGGCCACACCGATTCCGTCACCTCGATGGCCTTCGGCACCCTGGAGGGACGGCCCATCGCCGTCTCCGGCGGCGCCTACGACCGCACCGTGCGGGTGTGGGACCTGGCCGCAGGACGTCAGATCGGCAGAGCCCTCGTCGGCGGCACCGGATGGGTCCACTCGGTGGCGGTCGGGACCCTGAACGGCGCGACCATCGCCGTGGCCGGCGGCGACGACCGCAAAGTCCGGGCGTGGAGTCTGGGCGCGACGTGA
- a CDS encoding ATP-binding protein: MELAGATGQVAELVAAALGVRDETSSPPQVPVSGLADRLAAALRGQRLLLILDNCEHLVEEAAALVELLLRTAPAVRVLATGQESLALPGEMLFVVPPLDQASAVAMFADRSGTSLDAESTPWAEAICRRLDGLPLALELAAARVRALGVRGVAERLDDRFRLLGGAGRGRPARQQTLRAVIDWSWEQLTEPQRAAMLALAVHPGGCTLEAAEAVGVDLDLLDQLVNRSMVTGAPRYRLLESVAAYCLERLDQDDPVVGLRDAYYTELAVRAAPHLYGSAQRRWLSRLDEEALNLRAVLDSVESPRLVEALTWYWYLRGRYQEGYRHTRGTAWGSGFALLAGAGRTGGTEFPDARSRWFLAHACMNFGDVSTAAGLLEEALAQFRALDDRWGEAAALAGRAKQAMFQGDFDLAARSGAESMAIFGELGDRWGRLQASDILGYLAEVTGDYARAGRLHREGLRIAEDLRLWTDVSYRLSSLGRIALLTGELERSAEFHERGMRLAGEQANRFAEEFARVGLGLVARRSGDLDRAEELLLESLAWNRRLRTEFGVPFYGVTLILAELGFIASGRGEAAAARALHLEGLAAAREVGDPRSVALAQEGLAEVAALEGSFEEAARLLAEAAALRESVGAPLPPSERGDVDRVLRMIASGP, translated from the coding sequence GTGGAGCTGGCCGGGGCCACCGGGCAGGTGGCCGAACTGGTGGCCGCCGCGCTGGGCGTCCGGGACGAGACCTCCTCGCCTCCTCAGGTGCCCGTGTCCGGCCTGGCGGATCGGCTGGCCGCCGCGCTGCGCGGGCAGCGGCTGCTGCTGATCCTCGACAACTGCGAGCACCTGGTCGAGGAGGCGGCCGCGCTGGTGGAGCTGCTGCTGAGGACGGCTCCGGCGGTGCGCGTGCTCGCCACCGGCCAGGAGTCGCTGGCCCTGCCCGGGGAGATGCTCTTCGTGGTGCCGCCGCTGGACCAGGCGAGCGCGGTCGCGATGTTCGCCGACCGCTCGGGCACGTCGCTGGACGCGGAGAGCACCCCGTGGGCCGAGGCGATCTGCCGGCGGCTGGACGGACTGCCGCTGGCGTTGGAACTGGCGGCGGCGCGGGTGCGGGCGCTGGGCGTACGGGGGGTGGCCGAACGGCTCGACGACCGGTTCCGGCTGCTGGGGGGCGCGGGCCGGGGCCGGCCTGCCCGGCAGCAGACGCTACGAGCGGTGATCGACTGGAGCTGGGAGCAGCTCACCGAGCCGCAGCGGGCCGCGATGCTGGCGCTGGCGGTCCATCCGGGCGGGTGCACGCTGGAGGCGGCCGAGGCGGTCGGGGTCGATCTCGACCTGCTCGACCAGCTCGTGAACAGATCGATGGTGACGGGCGCGCCCAGATACCGGCTGCTGGAGAGCGTGGCCGCCTACTGTCTGGAGCGGCTCGACCAGGACGATCCGGTGGTCGGGCTCAGGGACGCCTACTACACCGAGCTCGCCGTACGGGCCGCGCCTCACCTGTACGGCAGCGCCCAGCGGCGGTGGCTGTCGCGGCTGGACGAGGAGGCGCTCAACCTCAGGGCGGTGCTGGACTCGGTGGAGTCACCTCGACTGGTCGAGGCGCTGACCTGGTACTGGTATCTGCGGGGCAGGTATCAGGAGGGGTATCGGCACACCAGGGGGACGGCCTGGGGCTCCGGGTTCGCGCTGCTGGCCGGCGCCGGCCGTACCGGGGGGACGGAGTTCCCCGACGCGAGGTCACGCTGGTTCCTCGCCCACGCCTGCATGAACTTCGGGGACGTGAGCACGGCGGCCGGGCTGCTGGAGGAGGCGCTGGCACAGTTCAGGGCGCTGGACGATCGCTGGGGTGAGGCGGCGGCCCTGGCCGGCCGCGCCAAGCAGGCGATGTTCCAAGGCGACTTCGACCTGGCCGCGCGCAGCGGCGCCGAGAGCATGGCGATCTTCGGTGAGCTCGGGGACCGGTGGGGGCGGCTCCAGGCCTCCGACATCCTCGGCTACCTGGCCGAGGTCACCGGCGACTACGCGCGCGCCGGTCGGCTGCACCGCGAGGGGCTGCGGATCGCCGAGGACCTGCGGCTGTGGACGGATGTGTCCTACCGGCTGTCCAGCCTGGGGCGGATCGCCCTGCTGACCGGCGAGCTGGAGCGTTCGGCGGAGTTCCACGAGCGGGGGATGCGGCTGGCCGGCGAGCAGGCGAACAGGTTCGCCGAGGAGTTCGCCAGGGTGGGGCTCGGGCTGGTGGCCCGTCGGTCCGGTGACCTCGACCGGGCGGAGGAGTTGCTGCTGGAGTCGCTGGCCTGGAACCGGCGGCTGAGGACGGAGTTCGGTGTGCCGTTCTACGGGGTGACGTTGATCCTGGCCGAGCTGGGGTTCATCGCCTCGGGGCGGGGGGAGGCGGCCGCCGCCCGTGCGCTGCATCTGGAGGGGCTGGCCGCCGCCCGCGAGGTCGGCGACCCGCGCTCGGTGGCGTTGGCGCAGGAGGGGCTGGCGGAGGTGGCGGCGCTGGAGGGCTCCTTCGAGGAGGCGGCCCGGCTGCTGGCGGAGGCGGCGGCGCTCAGGGAGTCGGTCGGCGCGCCCCTGCCGCCGTCCGAACGCGGCGATGTGGACCGCGTCCTTCGAATGATCGCTTCGGGGCCGTAG
- a CDS encoding AfsR/SARP family transcriptional regulator, which yields MRFGVLGPLSVWTADGTPVRVPELKVRALLADLLVHEGRPVPADRLLDDLWGEDLPGNPSNTLQTKVSQLRRALGDRELVAYQPTGYSLVSDSVDAIEFARLLAGALASDDLRVKADLLSDALALWRGPAYADFRDSFAHAAASRLDGQRLTALEEQAEVRLALGEHSRLADELGELVAAHPLRERLRAAHLRALYRAGRQGAALAGYAELRALLADELGLDPGPELAALHQAILVQDPALTPAPVSSSTNLPAQVTSLLGRDGAVAEVHALIASSRLVTLTGPGGVGKTRLALAAASSLAFPDGV from the coding sequence GTGCGATTTGGAGTGCTTGGTCCGCTTTCGGTGTGGACCGCCGACGGGACGCCCGTCCGGGTCCCCGAGTTGAAGGTCCGCGCGCTGCTCGCCGACCTGCTGGTGCACGAGGGGCGGCCGGTGCCGGCCGACCGGCTCCTGGACGATCTGTGGGGCGAGGACCTGCCGGGCAACCCCTCCAACACGCTGCAGACCAAGGTTTCCCAGCTACGCCGCGCGCTGGGCGATCGGGAGCTGGTGGCCTACCAGCCGACCGGATACTCCCTGGTCAGCGACTCGGTGGACGCCATCGAGTTCGCCCGGCTGCTCGCCGGGGCGCTGGCGAGCGATGACCTGCGGGTGAAAGCCGACCTGCTGTCCGACGCGCTGGCGCTGTGGCGCGGTCCAGCCTACGCCGACTTCCGCGACTCCTTCGCGCACGCCGCGGCCTCCCGCCTCGACGGACAGCGCCTGACGGCGCTCGAGGAGCAGGCGGAGGTGCGGCTGGCGCTCGGCGAGCACAGCCGCCTGGCCGACGAGCTGGGAGAGCTGGTGGCGGCCCACCCCCTCCGGGAGCGGCTGCGAGCGGCTCATCTGCGCGCGCTGTACCGCGCCGGGCGGCAGGGCGCGGCCCTGGCCGGATACGCCGAGCTCCGTGCCCTGCTGGCCGACGAGCTGGGTCTCGATCCCGGTCCCGAGCTGGCCGCGCTCCACCAGGCGATCCTGGTGCAGGACCCGGCGCTGACGCCCGCGCCCGTGTCCTCCTCGACGAACCTTCCCGCGCAGGTCACCTCGCTCCTGGGCAGGGACGGGGCGGTGGCGGAGGTCCATGCACTGATCGCTTCCTCCCGGCTGGTCACGTTGACCGGTCCGGGCGGGGTGGGCAAGACCCGGCTGGCGCTGGCCGCCGCGTCCTCGCTCGCCTTCCCCGACGGCGTGTGA